DNA sequence from the Manis javanica isolate MJ-LG chromosome 15, MJ_LKY, whole genome shotgun sequence genome:
AACCTCAAAAACGTGCAACCTGTTGGTGGGTATGTTATCTGAGGAGGAACAAGCAGCAAAACCCACCCAGAGCTGCTAAAAAGAGTTATTGGCCAATGGACAATCTTCTGGAATATAATGAGGCTGATACCTTTTCGGGGGAAATATGCCAAACTGCACTTATATTTCCAAACTAGAAACATGCCCTGGTTTGAGAGTAGCTAATGACCTTATGACTGCTACTCTCTCCCTCTGATGGTGGTTCTGCTAGTATACAGATCACAGtgtcctaaaaacaaaacaagaaaaacccAATTTTTTTCTCTAGCAATCAGATGCAAAGTCCTGGGAGACTGCAGCACTTATCCTGATTTGGTTTTACAGTTCTACATTTTAGAAGTAGCATAGGACCTCAGAGAAAGGCCTTGGCTTTACTGTTGCTGATCACAGTAGTACCATTTGGAGGTACCACACATTTCAGGAACATGCTCATAAAAACATGGAAGTCTTCCAGCCCCCGACATCACCCCTGTCCTTCACTCTGCTGATCTAAGCATGATTTACCGTTTCAAAGCCACATGTATGAGGCTGGGTGAGATTCCTTCTTTACTCTCAGACCCATGAATACTGATCCTAATCTTAACGTGGTAATGAACCAGAAGAGTTGGAGGTTCTTCACTATTTTCAGttgcatcatttattttaaataaaggcaTGGAAACAATCAAGCTTGAAATAGTCCATGCATGTTGGGAAGAAAGTTTTCAGGATTTTAAGGGTTTTCTATTGACAAAGAAGTGAAACTCGTGTTCAAGTGCCCTAGCAAGTGGATCATACTGAAGATTTTCTTGAGATACTGAAGAATTTCTTGAGAGCCATAGGGAAACACcaataaaaagctttaaaatcaTCCTCAGAAGACATGATGAACAGGAAGAGAGTAACAGTTTAAATCTTCAGAAATATGTTGAAGTGTTCCATGCTGCAAAATATCTGAATGATTTAATTTCTGAATAAAATCACTCTATGGAGAGAAGCCTGAAAATTCCATACAGTTAAATCTATACATTGTAATTTCTTATAACCTAGCAATTCTGCACATAAGTATGCACCCAACAAAAATGAGTGCCTAGGTGCAACAAAAGACCTGGACAGTACTGTACATAGTAACTTTCTCtgtaatagctaaaaactggaaaaaagtcaaatgtccattaacagcaGAATAGATCAATTGTGgcacatccacacaatggaatctGTAAAACAATGAAGATAATGAGCTACTATTTCTTGCAGCAAGACTGACTCTCACAGACACGTTGagaaaaataagtcagacacaaaataaTACACACTATATGgtttaatttatatgaaatggaaGAAGAGTCAAAGCTAAACCATGCTGGTAGATGTCAAATAAGAGTTACCTTTAGGGTGTAGTATCAGGGAAAGAGTAAGAAGGAGCCTTCTAGGATGCTGGAAGTTTCTTGATCACGATCTTTTTGGTGGTGGTCACACAGCATGTAGTTATGTTAAAATTCACTGAGTAATTTAAGATTTGTGTAATTTGAtacatatcaataaaaaaaagttaaaatgactTGCAACAAATGTGTCTGGAATtggatttattttcattcatgaCACTTGGTACATTGCacattctttattttcctcttttcagcAATCTGTGGTATCTCTTCTAACCTGTCCTCACATTTGCCAATTCTCTTTTTAACTATATCTAATCTGCAATTTACTCATCTAATGAAACTTTAGTGtcaatgattatattttaaaaatctacttggttatttttaaaaattgttggctcacaacagacacatgaaaagatgttgaacagcactaattatcagggaaatgcaaatcaaaaccacaatgagatatgaccaatcagaatggctaatataaaaaagacaataaataacaagtgttggtgtggatgtggagaaaaggaaccttCAGGCATTGccggtgggactgtaaattggtgcaaccactatggaaagcattatggaggtttctcaaaaatctaaaaggagaaatacaaccagaaattccacttctgggaatttacccaaaggaaacaaaatccctaatttgaaaaaatatatgcacacctatgtttactgcagcattctttacgatagccaagataatAGAAGccacccaagtgtccactgatagatgaatggataaagaagaggcagtacatatatacaatggaatattattcaaccataaaaaggaattaaatcttgccatttgtgacaacatcaTTGGacctgagggtattatgctaagtgaaataagttagatgAGTgaaacaaatatcatatgatttcagttacaaTGAAACAAATcaaccagaaatagactcataaatacagataactaattggtggttgccataggggaaagGGGTTGGGAGGGACAGGCAAAATAGCTGAAGGAGATATacaggtacaaacttccaattaaaacaataaataagtcatggtgaTGAAAAGTGTATCacagggaatataatcaataatgtTATAGTAACTTTGTATGCAGACAGCAACTATACTTATCatgatgagcattttgtaatatatataattgttgaaccactataCTGTATACCtaaagccaatataatattgtttatcaactataataaaaaattaaaaattaaaaaaatgacttgTAACATTACAGAATATTTGAGCTTTTATCAACAAATGTTTGAGCAGTTCAAAATTAAGTGGCAACAATTGTGAATGTCATATTTTCAACAATCAGCAGCTGAGCAGGTGTGGTCAACTTCTCCAGCTGGGTTAGAGTCAGCAGTGGCTTAGGCTCGCTCTGTTCCCTAACCCTTCATCCACTTGGTTATCACACCGGTCCTGTGCTAATATTCATCCTAGGCCACTATCCATAGTCTTGATGTCATTATTTTTGTTGTCACACTGGCAAGAATATTCAGGTTGGGTGGATGACAAGCATTCAGAAtcacaactttctttttaaaatgttcatctttaaaatatttaaaatttgtattatgtGTATCATTATGTATATACACCGCCACATATGCATTTTACACAGAACAAACATGCTGTACCTAACAGATGGGGCAAGTAAGAGATTTTCAAGGGAAATTTTGATTCTAAGATTTTACCTCTCCTCTCTATCCCCCCTCTAtctagcatagtgcctgacaTACAGGAAGTAACAGTTCAGCCCTTTCAGTCTGGACTCCCACCTCCCACAACCCACATGTGCTGACTCACTAAAGTTGCCAATGACGGAAGAAGTCTTGTAAGTAATCAAATTAGAATTTTCTGCTGCACTGTATCctccttgaccctcccctcactCTACACACTCTCTCCAGGTCCCCTTGTTGATTCTCATAGTTCAGCTCCTGACTAAAGGCTGACACAACTCCCAGATTTATATCTCCGGCCCAGGACTCTCACTCCCCCTCCAAGCCAGCCATTTGCAAGTGTGTTCTGGATGGTTCCATCTGGTTGTTGCACAGGCACCTCAAAAACATGTCCTAAACTGAACTTGCCATCTCTTTCTCCCActttcctgcccctgccccaaagCTGCTCCTCTTTCTGTCATCTCTGTTGTCACCACCTTCCAACAAATTCTTCCAGGCTAAAAacccccctttctctctttcctttgtcttgCCTCAGCATCTAATCAATCACCAATCTTGCAATTTCATCAGCgtttcttgaattattttcatCCATATTCCTACAGACCTATTTCAGGCTCTTGACATTTGTCACCTGGGTGGCTGCAACCAGTCTCCTTGCTTCCAATCCTATTTCCCTCCAAGCTGCCTCTATATTGCTTCCAGGGCAGTTTGTCTACCATGAGGATCTGACCATGTTTCTCTGCTGCTTCTCTCATGTTTGGCTCCCCATTGCCAGCCTGTCCTACACTTTTACTTTTGCATTCCCTACTTGGCCTACAAGGCCTTTGTGATCTGGCACTGACTTCTCTAGGCTTgtcattcatgttttctttcttacttcagCAACCTAAGTCTTCCAACTTTCCCAAGCCCACCTACCACACTTCTGGCTTTTTTCATGCCAGCCTTTTGGTGTGGAGTACCTTCTAAAGGTCGCAAACCCAACCCAACTCCCTTTCTGCTGAACCAGCTTTCAGGCCAATTCCTAGTCATTCTGTAAGATTCAACCCAGTGTCATCTCCTCCAGGACACTTTCTTTTCCTAACAGCTCCTGGTTAGGAGTGCCATCCTTTTTACTCCCCTAATACTTTCTTTATATCCCCATAAGCTCATCTACTATATGATAAACTGTTTTGCAAATGTTCTTGTAACTTTCTTGAGGATTCACTGCTTTATCTTCAGTGCTTAGcacaaatgataaaatttgaaccagaaactgttctaaatgctttaggTATGAAAACCTTCCTGAACCCTCAGTACCTCCCATGCAGGAAGATACCAGCaatatctccattttgcagaggaagaaacaggCACCAGGCAACTTCAGTAATTTACCCAAGGACATGAAAACTGGCCTTTAGGTTTCACATGGCAGCCTGGCTCCACCACAGACACCATTCCTCATTATATTAAACTGCCTGTATAGAGTGGGCTCTTAGTAAATGTAAGTGAGCAGTAACAGTTATGCTTAGTGAGTGCACACTGTGTACTAGGCTCCGCGCTGTGCTTTACCTGGATTATTCAAACtccacaacaaccctgtgagattAGTGcaccattatcctcattttacagaagagaaaacaggtCTAGGAGAGTTTAGCaacttcccaaggtcacagagctagttagTGGCATAGCTTCACTAGCAATTAAGGTCTTCACCACTACACTCTACCAAATGCGACTAACATTCAGAACGGACTGACATGCAGGGTGAACACCGGAACAGCAGGGAGACCTAACACACGTACCGCTCAAGGCCCGCAACAGAGTTCAGAACCTCAGGCATAGAACAGACCGACTCACagcccagggtgggggtgggggaccagCTCAGAACACCGACCCAAAAGCACAGGGACACGGAAAGAGGTGTCAGCACAAGGTTAGTCACCCGTGCCTGACCCGCCCCTCATCTCTAGGGACTCAGGAATTGGTCGTCGAGGCAGGTGAAAGGTTTGGACAGTGGAAAACAGACCTCCGGGGATCCCAAAGCGGGATTCCATCAGAGTTAATGCAGAGCCCGGACTGCCCGGAGCGGACACCACGGCGACGAAACAGGGTTAGCCACCCGGAAGGTCCTCCGAGGGGCCAAGGGGCGGGTCGCAGCCTCGGGAGGACACTCGAGTTAACCATCCCGGAAAGGGCCCTACTGGGCCGGAACCTCGAGGCGGGGCGGGGCCTCGGGGCAGGGCGGGGCGTGCCCTCCGCAGGGCGGGGAGGGTGGTAACTGCCCCGGCCcgcgggggcggggcctcgggGCTGAGTGCGAGCTGGGACGGCGAAGAGAGGGTTAACGGTTGCGTAGGGCCCGTGGGAGCGGGGCCAGGCCAAGGGGAGGTGCGGGAGGCGGAAGCGGCCGGCTGGCTGCGCCCGGCGCGCTTCGCCTGCTTTCGGGTGGGCTCCTCCTCTGGCCCGGCGACCTCCCGCCCTGGAAGCCTAGAGAGGTTCGGGGGCGGGGACACGGGCACGGGGCGGGCCAGGGGGACGGCCCTGGGAGAGTCCCAAAATGGGTGAACTCGCTAGAACCTCGGGAGAGCGGGACAGATGGGTGAGGGCAAGGTGATGGGCCTAAGGGGACTGGGGGAGCCAAGAGGGAGAGAGGGTCAGTGGGCAAACGTGGGTGAAAGGACGGGGCGCTAGGGGAGGAGCCCCTGCCAGGATCCCTCACTGCACACCGTCTTCTCTCCCCAAACTCCTCTCCAGGTCCATCTCGATCCGGAGCTCAACTTTCAAAAGAAGACTCCCCGCACGACTCTTTCGGGGAGTCCTTCAGCCCCTCACCTCTATGGGCCAGACGGCCCTGGCGGGGGGCAGCAGCACCCCCACCTCACAAGCCCCGTACCCTGACCTCTCTTGTCCTGAGGGCTTGGACGAGCTGCTCTCTGCGCCCCATCCTGACCTGGGTGCCCAGCGGCGCCACGGCTGGAACCCCAAGGACTGCTCAGAGAACATCGTGGTCAAGGAGGGGGGGTTGTGCTTTGAGCGGCGGCCCGTGGCCCAGAGTACTGATGGGCCCGGGGCAAGACAGGCTACCCGAGGGGCCTGCACGCCTGGGAGATCAGCTGGCCCCCTGAGCAGAGGGGCACCCACGCCGTGGTGGGCGTGGCCACGGCCCTAGCTCCGCTGCAGGCTGACCACTATTCTGCGCTGCTGGGCAGCAACAGCGAGTCGTGGGGCTGGACATTGGGCGTGGGAAGCTGTACCATCAGAGCAAGGGGCTCGGGGCCCCCCAGTATCCAGCCGGACCTCCGGGTGAGCAACTGGAGGTGCCAGAGAGGCTGCTGGTGGTTCTGGATATGGAGGAGGGAACTCTGGGCTACGCTATTGGGGGCAACTACCTGGGGCCAGCCTTACATGGACTGAAGGGCAGGACCCTCTGTCCGGCAGTAAGCGCTGTCTGGGGCCAGTGCCAGGTCCACATCAGCTACCTGGGCGAGAGGAGAGGTGAGGCTCGGGGCAGGTGGGGGAAGAGTGTTTTGTTACCGGTGGCTGTGGTTTGGGATGGTAGCACAACGCCTTACAAGAGCACTGGGAAAGGGCCTTCATCTGACCTGCCTTCTACCCCTACTCCGTGCCAGGAAGGGCTAAGGGTCTTCACAGGTGTTACCTAATTTAATCTTTCCATCAGCAAGAGGTAAATAGTTAAGACTTGGGAAAGAAACTTGTGAGTGGTGAGCTCCAGAATGGAGTGAGGCACTCCAGGGATCGGAGCTTGTACAGGAGAGATAGCAGCCCTTGGAGCAAGAAGTGCAAAGGGTTAAGAGGGTACTGGGCTAGGGGTGCAAGTCCTAAAGGAAGAGGACTGGCAGTGCCACTCAGGGTGTGAACCAGTTTCCCTGGGCTTTGACCTGTGACACACACGTATTTCCTGCTTCAGTCAAACTCCAGGAAGAAGCCATTGAAGCCCTGGGCACCTGGAAGCAGCAGTGAGGGTGGCAGTAGGGCTGCAGGGGAGGGTCCTCCTTGGGGACCACTGGGGCCAGGGCTTGGGGCTGATTAAACTTCACTGTTCTCTGCAGTTGCAGAGTCCTCCGATGACCCGCCCATGCAAGCCATCCCTCCATCTCATGTCTTCTAAGTCCTCTCTGGAATCTTAAGCCTGGGCTTGCTGCCACAGTCAGAGCCATGTTGACCGGTAGCTTAGAGGGCCTTGGCTACAGCATCACCGCAGCTCTGATGGGATGGCTGTAATCTGATGCTTCTCACCCCAGAagcaaatgagcagaggatcGGAGGGCTTTAGGTCCCCCTTTCAACCAAGGTGGGGCAGACTTGAAGCAGGAAAGCTGGGCAGGACCCTGTAGAGGATTTCTGGCTGTTGACTGCAACCCTACTtactttcccttccttctctcccccagCGGAGCCACACTCCCTTCTGCACCTGAGCTGACTGTCCGCCACGTCCTGGGGGATACCCGGCTCAGCCAGGTATCTGCTCTGCCCTTGCCCCCTGCCGTGAAGCGCTACCTGCTCTACCAGTGACCCTGTGGTACCACAGCATGTGCTGGCGCCTTGCTACCACCCCTCTGCTGGTTGGGCGGGAGGAGGTACTGCTGGCCTAGACCAGCTACTTAAACCTGgtgaggcagggctgggccctTACCCCAGCCCAAGCTCTGGGGAGCTCAACAGCCACAAAGCCACCTGGAGGGGTGGAAAGGAGCTGTAACTCAAGGTTGTGGCAGCCTGGCAGGCAAGAtgttttttcaagtaaaaatgataAGAGATGTGCTGTTGTAGAAACCTGTTTGTGGTTTTTCTTTGCACAAGTGTCCTGCATCTgactcaaaaaggaaaaagatgatgTGGGCAAGTACAGTGAAGGGACAAATGCAAGGCTTAGTGCCAGGTGTTTATTCCTCCCACACGCGGGACTGCTGGCATACACAACACACAGGTGTCAGCACCCGGGGAGCATGGGGCAGGACAGTGCTCTCTCGGCCCTGGGCTTCATGGCATGCGATGGGAGAGGAAGGcggcttctctctcctgctctcactGGGGACCGAGGGGACCCATGAGCAAACTCTACCCCTCCTTCCTCTCAGCCAAGGACAAGCCATACATGGTATTTTAATTTCCAACCATTACAGTAAGTGGAGAAGGGATTGGCCTGGTCCCAACCATTACAGAGTAAGGTGTAAACGGTAAGGGGAGGTACACTTTGGATTAGGCCACAAGAGGGGGCAGGTGACACTATCAGAAGCATGTAAGGTGGGAGTGGGGGTAGGTGAACAGGTACTGGGCTTCTGAGCTACCTAATCCTTGGCTCAGCAGGAAGGctggggagacaggcagggcTTATTGTTTAGCATTGATGATGTCCACAAATTCAGGCTTGAGGGAAGCACCACCCACGAGGAAGCCATCCACATCAGGTTGGCTTGCTAGCTCCTTGCAGGTTGCCCCAGTCACAGAacctgggaagggaggagaggtaAAAGTCAAGGATGGTATCCCTACCTCCATGTCTAAGAAGCACCCAGTCTGGTTCTCAGCCCACCCCCACCTAAGGCTGGAGGCAAACCCACTCACCTCCATAAATGATGCGGGTGTTCTGAGCCACTGCATCAGAGATGTTGGACTTAAGCCATCCCCGGAGCTTTTCATGTACTTCCTGGGCCTAGAATAAGCCACACTTGAGACTCTTTGTTCAAGGGGAAGAAATCCTGGGTGCCAGTAGAGCAAGGTAGTATGGTTCTAGGGCAAGAACCCTGGGATCTGAGACAGAACACTAGGGCTCTGATCCTACCCAGGCCCTGGAATGGATGTCCTTGGACATGTCACTCTCCTCTGGGCTTGGGGGCTCCTGTCTTTAAAATGGGGTGTGGGTGGTGGGTGGCCCAGGTGCTCTCTGTGGCTGTCCAGTTCTACCAAGGCAGGGTAGGATAAGGGCTGGGTTCCTGGGCTT
Encoded proteins:
- the SPSB2 gene encoding LOW QUALITY PROTEIN: SPRY domain-containing SOCS box protein 2 (The sequence of the model RefSeq protein was modified relative to this genomic sequence to represent the inferred CDS: inserted 3 bases in 3 codons) produces the protein MGQTALAGGSSTPTSQAPYPDLSCPEGLDELLSAPHPDLGAQRRHGWNPKDCSENIVVKEGGLCFERRPVAQSTDGXRGKTGYPRGLHAWEISWPPEQRGTHAVVGVATALAPLQADHYSALLGSNSESWGWXIGRGKLYHQSKGLGAPQYPAGPPGEQLEVPERLLVVLDMEEGTLGYAIGGNYLGPALHGLKGRTLCPAVSAVWGQCQVHISYLGERRAEPHSLLHLXLTVRHVLGDTRLSQVSALPLPPAVKRYLLYQ